A genome region from Cucurbita pepo subsp. pepo cultivar mu-cu-16 chromosome LG02, ASM280686v2, whole genome shotgun sequence includes the following:
- the LOC111789102 gene encoding probable inactive receptor kinase At1g48480 — MQRDMNSILLLIWLFYAAVYAPSFTACLDGDLSESGAFLSFIRAIDPQDILGIGTNESMLRLQLNKVKGVKYGHQGSIVEIRLENLNLSGRIDSDSVCNLSRLRVLNLAKNNIQGNIPDSIVHCTRLTHLNLSNNNLSGEVPFSLPKLKNLRRIDISNNRFTTVSPQFKEFKHKKSLRSWMALRDTIPSSSQSSMSDSGGIAHWLHHKGIILLVILIVCTVTCLIFSFLVCKRASKLALKKEMSKKTLQKSPPIVALSNVSSEVERPDEALREHRELVFFNEEDERFKVEDLLEATADLQSLNICTSLFKVRLKSQYYAVKTLRKMQINFDEFCKTMRLVGNLRHPNILPLVGYYSANDEKLLIYKYQRKGSLHELLESCIEGKQAFPWRIRLSIASGIAKGLGFIYQRSNAEASIPHGNLKLSNILLNENNEPQISEYGITNFLDQKQVRLLSSKGYTAPEKKLSEKADVYSFGIILLELLTGKMVTKDGINLPKWVRAKVREEWTCEVFDEEVGRNAGKWAFSVLLIALDCVSNYPEERPSMAEAQEKIQEVVKTVEDHELRISPLSSDFGSPEAIR, encoded by the exons ATGCAGAGAGACATGAATTCAATTTTGCTTCTGATCTGGTTGTTTTATGCTGCAGTATATGCTCCATCTTTCACAGCTTGTTTGGATGGTGATTTGTCAGAATCTGGAGCTTTTCTCAGTTTCATCAGAGCTATTGATCCACAAGACATTCTCGGGATTGGCACGAACGAATCGATGCTACGCCTGCAGTTGAATAAGGTGAAGGGTGTAAAATATGGGCATCAGGGGTCTATTGTTGAAATCAGGCTTGAGAACTTGAACCTCAGTGGAAGAATTGATTCAGATTCTGTCTGCAATCTATCTCGTCTTAGAGTTCTTAACCTGGCTAAGAACAACATTCAAGGAAACATTCCTGATTCAATTGTGCATTGTACAAGGCTCACCCACTTGAATCTCAGCAACAACAATTTGAGTGGGGAGGTACCTTTTAGTCTGCCTAAACTCAAAAATCTCAGGAGAATAGACATTTCTAACAATCGCTTTACTACTGTCTCGCCTCAATTCAAGGAGTTCAAACATAAGAAGTCTCTAAGATCATGGATGGCTCTGCGGGACACAATCCCGTCGAGCTCACAAAGCAGCATGTCTGATAGCGGTGGGATAGCACACTGGCTTCACCATAAAGGGATAATATTATTGGTAATCCTTATTGTCTGTACTGTaacttgtttgatattttcatTCCTAGTATGCAAGAGGGCTTCAAAGTTGGCGCTTAAAAAGGAGATGTCTAAGAAGACCCTTCAGAAGTCTCCTCCTATTGTTGCTCTTTCAAACGTGTCTAGTGAGGTAGAGCGACCAGATGAAGCCCTTCGAGAGCATCGAGAGCTCGTGTTCTttaatgaagaagatgaacgGTTCAAAGTGGAGGACCTCCTTGAAGCAACAGCAGATTTACAAAGTCTGAATATCTGCACCAGTCTTTTCAAGGTTAGGTTAAAGAGCCAATATTATGCTGTCAAAACATTGAGGAAAATGCAGATAAACTTTGATGAATTTtgtaaaaccatgagactagTAGGAAACTTGCGGCACCCAAACATTTTGCCGCTTGTGGGTTATTATTCTGCAAATGACGAGAAACTACTGATCTACAAGTACCAGAGAAAGGGAAGTCTGCATGAACTTCTTGAAA GCTGTATTGAAGGAAAGCAAGCATTCCCATGGAGGATTAGATTATCCATAGCTAGTGGAATAGCGAAGGGTCTGGGATTTATATACCAAAGATCAAATGCAGAAGCCTCGATTCCGCATGGGAATCTAAAACTTTCTAACATTCTCTTAAACGAAAACAACGAACCACAAATCAGCGAATACGGGATCACAAACTTCCTAGACCAGAAGCAAGTTCGTCTTCTTTCCTCAAAGGGGTACACAGCCCCAGAGAAGAAACTATCCGAGAAAGCCGACGTATATAGCTTTGGAATCATATTGCTCGAGTTATTAACAGGAAAAATGGTAACAAAAGATGGGATCAATCTCCCCAAATGGGTAAGAGCCAAGGTAAGAGAAGAGTGGACATGTGAAGTGTTTGATGAGGAAGTCGGTCGAAATGCCGGAAAATGGGCGTTTTCTGTTCTGCTTATTGCCTTAGATTGTGTCTCTAATTACCCTGAAGAAAGGCCAAGCATGGCTGAGGCTCAGGAAAAGATACAGGAGGTGGTTAAGACAGTGGAGGATCATGAACTACGCATTTCGCCGTTGTCTTCTGATTTTGGCTCTCCTGAGGCTATTCGCTAG
- the LOC111788558 gene encoding uncharacterized protein LOC111788558 has translation MLFLAKMMGHGNYFVEWKEQFVSQERGNRVVHYFLKDSAGESILAVVGTERSVRHMFYVVADEFLQAHGKENSVHSGFKWRSRREVVDWLTSMLSKQHSPGDHSVPCKCNAIQTLGTLQFSHSGLVLQQSDVPDDKVRSSRNSKGLASDIVWSGAAWTCGKRLKHYPSFCRNGTSIVVHSFVYVMAKGENHYLAYLEDMYEDKRGQKKVKVRWFHHSQEVKGVIALRNSHPREVFITPYVQTISVECVDGPATVLNREHYEKCVNAFPHDSLSKVHLCYRQFKSNRLKPFDLSKLRGYYDQPAFSCLSLNVLSKSEPIFDSLTREDDEDLDPENSFRPKVKRMRNATGCRTFELENAKVRMSGSRRHMLTHKSCKKHNYSFLGSRFLSHKHVLEDNDPAYDVNEKIELLCQDSGIRGCWFRCTVLYASPKHIRVQYDDLQDEDGYGNLEEWVPACKVALPDKLGMRRPGRLITRPVPQEQIELTLDIGVAVDAWWSDGWWEGVVTGLDSGNDAVHVYFPGESLFLNVHRTNLRVSRDWFGGCWIDVEAKPSILTLISDRNRTDDERSKSVAHVKSSSLAMSCIDTNAGTNFSDTKEETLEETALASLEKLREVKDGPKQPMSSSEDDQSEEEEDVVDTKNSRRNLKDDNGGGDNSSSDSEDENDENSNGVKSEMDSMDMEAVDI, from the exons ATGCTGTTCTTGGCCAAAATGATGGGACATGGTAACTATTTTGTGGAGTGGAAGGAGCAATTTGTTTCGCAAGAACGGGGAAACCGCGTGgttcattattttttgaagGATTCTGCTGGAGAGTCTATTCTTGCAGTTGTGGGGACTGAGAGAAGTGTCAGACACATGTTTTATGTTGTTGCAGACGAGTTTTTGCAAGCTCATGGGAAGGAAAACTCTGTCCATTCTGGTTTCAAATGGAGATCGAGGCGAGAGGTCGTGGATTGGCTTACTTCTATGTTATCAAAGCAGCATTCTCCTGGGGATCATTCTG TGCCTTGTAAATGTAATGCAATACAAACACTGGGAACTCTTCAATTTTCACATAGTGGACTAGTTCTTCAACAATCCGATGTACCAGATGATAAA GTTCGGTCATCAAGGAATTCCAAGGGACTTGCATCAGATATTGTATGGTCTGGTGCTGCGTGGACCTGCGGTAAACGGCTCAAGCATTACCCGTCATTTTGCAGGAATGGGACTTCAATCGTG GTACATTCTTTTGTTTATGTCATGGCTAAGGGAGAAAACCACTATCTTGCTTACCTGGAGGACATGTACGAAGATAAGAGGGGTCAGAAAAAGGTGAAAGTGAGGTGGTTTCATCATAGTCAGGAGGTGAAAGGTGTGATTGCATTACGAAATTCTCACCCGAGAGAAGTTTTTATCACACCATATGTGCAGACCATTAGTGTTGAGTGTGTTGATGGTCCTGCAACAGTCTTAAATCGTGAACATTACGAAAAGTGTGTGAATGCGTTTCCCCATGATTCACTTTCGAAAGTTCATCTTTGCTATAGGCAGTTCAAAAGCAACCGACTAAAACCCTTTGACCTGAGTAAGCTGCGTGGATATTACGATCAGCCAGCCTTCTCTTGTTTGAGTCTCAATGTATTATCAAAATCTGAGCCCATTTTTGATAGTTTGACTAGGGAAGACGATGAAGATTTGGACCCAGAAAATAGTTTTAGACCGAAGGTTAAAAGGATGAGGAATGCTACAGGATGTAGAACATTTGAGTTAGAAAATGCAAAAGTTAGAATGTCCGGTAGTCGTCGACATATGTTGACTCATAAATCTTGCAAGAAGCATAATTACAGCTTTTTAGGCAGCAGGTTTCTTTCTCATAAACATGTTTTGGAGGATAATGACCCAGCATATGATGTCAATGAGAAGATAGAATTATTGTGTCAAGATAGTGGCATTCGAGGCTGCTGGTTCAGGTGTACGGTCTTGTATGCATCGCCAAAACATATTAGAGTACAATATGATGATCTGCAAGATGAGGATGGCTATGGCAACCTTGAG GAATGGGTCCCTGCTTGTAAAGTTGCTCTACCTGATAAACTTGGCATGAGGCGCCCTGGCCGCTTGATTACTAGACCAGTCCCTCAAGAGCAAATAGAGCTCACTCTCGATATCGGTGTTGCTGTCGATGCGTGGTGGAGTGATGGGTGGTGGGAAGGAGTAGTTACTGGTCTAGATTCAGGCAATGATGCTGTGCATGTCTACTTTCCAG GTGAAAGCTTATTCTTGAATGTACATAGAACCAATCTTCGAGTATCAAGAGATTGGTTCGGGGGCTGCTGGATTGATGTTGAGGCAAAACCTTCTATACTTACATTGATATCTGACCGTAATAGAACAGACGACGAACGTTCCAAGTCTGTTGCCCATGTCAAATCCAGCAGTTTAGCTATGTCATGCATTGACACTAATGCTGGCACTAACTTTAGTGACACTAAAGAGGAAACACTAGAGGAAACTGCATTAGCTAGTCTTGAAAAGCTTCGTGAAGTAAAGGATGGGCCGAAGCAGCCAATGTCGTCGTCAGAAGATGACCAGagtgaggaggaggaggatgtGGTTGACACGAAAAACAGTAGGCGTAATTTGAAGGACGATAATGGAGGAGGTGATAATAGTAGTAGTGATAGTGAGgatgaaaatgatgagaatAGCAATGGAGTTAAATCAGAAATGGATTCCATGGATATGGAAGCTGTAGATATTTAG
- the LOC111789010 gene encoding uncharacterized protein LOC111789010, with translation MDVGDLNKVWEIKALKKAGEKEAKEILERIAKQVQPIMRKRKWRVKVLSEFCPKNPALLGLNVGRGIHVKLRLRRPNRDGDFFPFNQVLDTMLHELCHNLISPHNANFYKLWDELRKECEELMAKGISGSAQGFELPGRRLGGKSQQPPLSSLRKSALAAAEGRKRLGSLLPSGPNRLGGDSNIMVALSPVQAAAMAAERRLQDDIWCASSQEMPVDEECCSDFPSETAHSSHAGKSGPSSNLSNRVDALHQKRNRESEKSSIKSSRGHLKPDFVDLSEDVLIPGSSAVYDEESNKRHKMSDRVIFPQPCAETSSIDFSCSSSNSMPIHDGTLHPEEHSMWECGNCTLLNPPLAPICELCLSQKSKDADTKYRFWSCKFCTLENSVKLEKCSACGQWRYSHGQPASTRGPNLGT, from the exons ATGGATGTGGGCGACCTTAACAAAGTTTGGGAAATTAAAGCCCTGAAGAAGGCTGGGGAGAAAGAAGCTAAGGAGATTCTGGAGAGAATTGCCAAACAAGTTCAACCCATTATGCGGAAACGCAAATGGCGAGTCAAGGTCCTTTCGGAATTCTG CCCAAAAAATCCAGCACTTTTAGGATTAAATGTGGGACGTGGAATTCATGTGAAGTTGAGGCTTCGAAGGCCAAATAGGGATGGAGATTTCTTCCCCTTCAATCAAGTTTTGGATACAATGTTACATGAGCTTTGCCACAATCTCATTAGTCCTCACAATGCCAATTTCTACAAGCTTTGGGATGAACTTAGAAAG GAATGTGAGGAGTTGATGGCTAAGGGAATTAGTGGCTCAGCACAGGGATTTGAACTCCCGGGGAGGCGTTTGGGTGGTAAATCTCAACAACCCCCTCTCTCTTCCCTCCGCAAATCTGCCTTAGCCGCTGCAGAAGGAAGAAAACGTTTGGGATCTCTACTTCCTTCTGGTCCTAATCGGCTTGGTGGTGATAGCAACATCATGGTTGCTCTAAGTCCTGTACAAGCAGCTGCAATGGCTGCAGAAAGGAGGCTTCAGGATGATATTTGGTGTGCTTCATCTCAAGAAATGCCTGTAGATGAGGAATGTTGCTCTGATTTTCCATCAGAAACGGCACATTCCTCTCACGCAGGTAAATCAGGGCCCTCTAGCAATTTAAGTAATCGTGTGGATGCATTACACCAGAAAAGAAATCGTGAATCAGAAAAGAGTTCCATTAAGTCTTCCCGTGGTCATTTGAAAcctgattttgttgatttatCTGAAGACGTTTTAATCCCTGGGTCCTCTGCCGTCTATGATGAGGAATCAAATAAGCGACACAAAATGTCCGATAGAGTTATATTTCCTCAACCTTGTGCAGAAACTAGCTCAATAGATTTCTCCTGTTCATCCTCTAATTCGATGCCAATTCACGATGGAACACTTCATCCTGAAGAACATTCCATGTGGGAGTGCGGGAATTGCACCTTACTGAATCCA CCACTAGCTCCAATATGTGAGCTTTGTTTGTCACAAAAGTCGAAAGATGCTGATACCAAGTACAGATTCTGGTCATGTAAATTCTGCACTTTAGAAAACAGTGTGAAGTTGGAGAAATGCTCAGCTTGTGGTCAATGGAGATATTCTCATGGTCAGCCAGCGTCGACTCGAGGACCGAATCTCGGCACTTGA
- the LOC111787598 gene encoding uncharacterized protein LOC111787598, which yields MAGLAIVLDLLRKNSVLNTQQSLHSYGAFSAAAAAAAGTPFAYRAFIGNYRIPIAHCDAGVDVTEDNYFSNLQSASTKIFEHESLQYGTKEYNLELKPLFSAFQWRMLGMTTLRSFLMFYLPLLEPHAKLEDEDDDDFLDDAQEEKHVDLVSPFKKSIKQIFRETTVVTTRRVLERIAVHYASQRIAWKLLKDVPKSAVRKAGRGLSTPIYFFRVSRTTFRGHALGVAASWLVQVGIEIYRYISEKIKSEEDNIVNKTEKLVLLRKKIASATLRCSSSLVFASIGAGIGATLFRPSAGQWIGCAVGDLAGPVIVTVCLEKGLNLDL from the exons ATGGCGGGTTTAGCTATTGTTTTGGATCTATTACGGAAAAATTCCGTTCTTAATACACAGCAGAGTCTCCACTCCTATGGCGCTTTCTCGgccgccgccgctgccgcTGCCGGAACCCCTTTCGCGTACAGAGCTTTCATAGG TAATTACAGGATTCCCATAGCTCATTGCGATGCTGGTGTGGATGTGACTGAGGATAACTACTTCTCAAATCTACAGAGTGCATCAACGAAAATCTTCGAGCACGAGTCTCTTCAATACGGTACGAAGGAGTACAACCTCGAGTTAAAGCCACTATTCTCAGCTTTCCAATGGAGGATGCTTGGTATGACAACCTTGAGGTCGTTTTTGATGTTTTATTTGCCTCTTTTGGAGCCTCATGCCAAGTTGGAAGACGAGGACGATGACGATTTTCTAGATGATGCTCAAGAAGAGAAGCATGTCGATCTAGTTTCGCCCTTTAAAAAGTCAATCAAACAAATCTTTCGTGAG ACTACCGTCGTGACGACGAGACGTGTTTTGGAACGAATTGCTGTCCACTATGCTTCGCAGAGAATAGCATGGAAGCTTCTGAAAG ATGTTCCCAAATCTGCTGTTCGTAAGGCTGGACGAGGACTGTCTACTCCGATCTACTTCTTCCGAGTTAGTAGGACGACTTTCAGAG GACACGCTCTAGGAGTTGCAGCTTCATGGCTTGTTCAAGTCGGTATCGAAATCTACCGATACATAtcagagaaaataaaatctgaagaagacaatatcgtTAACAAGACCGAGAAACTAGTACTTCTAAGGAAGAAGATTGCAAGCGCTACTCTTCGGTGTAGCTCGTCGCTAGTTTTTGCTTCCATTGGAGCAGGTATCGGCGCCACGCTCTTCCGCCCATCAGCTGGCCAGTGGATCG GATGTGCTGTGGGGGACTTGGCAGGGCCTGTTATTGTGACAGTTTGTCTGGAGAAAGGTTTGAACTTGGATCTTTAG
- the LOC111789297 gene encoding mitochondrial import inner membrane translocase subunit TIM50-like → MSPPIFRSRFISLLKNRHGRLMSSDLASTPSKDSIIASQKLVSDQIPPDAQATSSSSSSSSSKPLNFLKYSLISALTATTAVAGYASYAYSYDEIAEKAKALRRSASYTAMDDVSGVDKVQGRLYSTIMTVPVKLADVYLDLRKTIEEQVKGYTEPNAEMLLPDLHPLEQHVFTLVLDLNETLVHSDWTRERGWQTFKRPGVDSFLEHLAQFYEIVIFSDQSNMYVDPVIDRLDPKHCIRYRLSRAATKYENGKHYRDLSKLNRDPRKIIYLSGHALDSSLQPENSVPIKPWKCEADDTALLDFIPFLEFVARNSPADIRQVLESYNGCDIPTEFIRRSKEHQRRIQEQKQQGRLWKR, encoded by the exons ATGTCCCCTCCGATATTCCGATCCCGATTTATTTCCTTGCTAAAGAATCGCCATGGACGTCTTATGAGCTCCGACCTCGCTTCGACCCCTTCCAAGGATTCCATCATTGCGTCCCAGAAGCTCGTCTCCGATCAGATTCCACCCGATGCGCAAgccacttcttcttcttcttcttcttcttcctctaagCCCTTGAATTTCCTCAAGTACAGTTTGATTAGTGCTCTGACGGCGACTACTGCAGTTGCTGGTTACGCCAGCTATG CTTATAGTTACGATGAAATTGCGGAGAAGGCAAAAGCTCTCCGTCGGTCTGCAAGTTATACTGCCATGGACGATGTTTCTGGTGTTGAT aaaGTTCAGGGCAGGCTATACTCCACGATAATGACAG TTCCTGTAAAACTAGCTGATGTTTACCTGGATTTGAGGAAGACAATTGAAGAACAAGTTAAA GGTTACACTGAACCCAATGCAGAAATGCTTCTTCCAGATTTGCATCCCTTGGAACAACATGTATTTACGCTTGTTCTAGATCTAAATGAGACTCTAGTGCACTCTGATTGGACG CGAGAAAGAGGCTGGCAGACATTTAAAAGACCTGGAGTTGATTCTTTCTTGGAACATCTTGCccaattttatgaaattgttatATTCTCTGATCAATCAAATAtg TATGTTGATCCTGTCATTGATAGGTTGGATCCCAAGCATTGCATACGATATAGGTTGTCAAGAGCAGCTACAAAGTACGAGAATGGAAAACATTACAGA GACCTGTCAAAGCTTAACAGGGATCCCAGgaagattatttatttgagtGGCCATGCACTTGATAGTAGTCTACAACCAGAAAACTCTGTTCCAATAAAGCCATGGAAGTGTGAGGCAGATGATACTGCTCTTCTTGATTTTATACCATTTCTCGAAT TTGTTGCACGAAATAGTCCAGCTGACATCAGACAAGTGCTAGAATCATATAATGGATGTGATATTCCCACAGAATTTATAAGACGTTCTAAAGAGCATCAAAG GCGGATACAAGAACAGAAGCAGCAAGGGCGACTATGGAAGCGTTGA
- the LOC111789225 gene encoding uncharacterized protein LOC111789225 yields the protein MADQNNNQTLQKVTKLLFSISLLSFFFILPSWLFHSPILHSSNQPIDKNFMFLLCNGLLVFLAKYSGLFKSLSTFRPNYDVFSVYELDPLSPPTMLEDEKQTTVSAATTTTQERNDESEERTISIPEIGNDEVEEHDDRTTDEDGNDDALSDEELNRKFDEFIKRMKEEIIEDAQKSSSGSLISN from the coding sequence ATGGCCGACCAAAACAACAACCAAACACTTCAAAAGGtaacaaaattattgttttctatCTCTTTGTTGTCCTTCTTCTTTATCCTTCCATCTTGGCTCTTCCATTCCCCAATTCTCCACTCTTCCAACCAACCAATCGACAAGAACTTCATGTTCCTTCTCTGCAACGGTCTTCTCGTTTTCCTCGCAAAATATTCCGGTCTgttcaaatctctctccactTTCCGACCAAATTACGACGTTTTCAGTGTCTACGAGCTCGACCCTTTGTCACCTCCAACGATGTTGGAGGACGAGAAACAAACAACCGTGTctgcagcaacaacaacaacacaaGAAAGGAACGATGAGTCAGAAGAAAGAACCATTTCGATTCCAGAAATTGGCAACGATGAAGTTGAAGAACACGACGATAGAACAACCGATGAAGATGGGAACGACGACGCGTTGAGCGATGAAGAACTTAACCGAAAATTCGATGAATTTATCAAAAgaatgaaggaagaaatcaTTGAAGATGCTCAAAAAAGCTCTAGTGGTAGtttaattagtaattaa